TTTTCATTGTATGTTTTGCCATCATCTTCACCTTCTTTTAGAATTTTATAGTACTTTAGTTTTCAGCCATGTATTCACGTACTGGTCTTAAGTATTCAATAAGGTAATCTGCTACTGCATTTTTAAGATCCATTGGATGGAGTTCTTCATTTGCATATACATTATGAAGTTCTGTTTCTGTTAAATCAAGATTTCCTCCGAATTTTTCAGGTCTTTCTATGTGTATTTTTTCATTATCTGAGAATATGTAGTAGTGTGCTATTTCCATTACTGGGTTATCTTCAACTACTCCTATTGGACAGAAGCTTTTATTTATCTTATCTTTTATTGTTTTTTCATCATCATCTACTGCTACAAAGTTTCCTTTACTACTTGACATTTTATCTGATCCATCTGTACCATGTATTAATGGTATATGGATACATACTGGTGCTGGATATCCTACTTTTGGTAGTATTTCACGTGCTAGCATGTGTATTTTACGTTGTTCCATTCCACCAACTGCAACACTTACACCTAGACTGTACATGTCTAGTGCTTGCATTATTGGATATAATGCTTCAGCTACATTATGGTTATCTTTATCACGTGATACTTGTGCCATACTTCTTTGTGCACGGGATATTGTGATCATTTGTGCAGCTTGGAATACTTTAATCATGTATTCAGGTGTGATACGATCTGATCCTATGATATATTCTGTATCATCAACAAGACCTAATGCTTTAAAGCTTTTTATGTTTGATTCTGCTAATTCATCAAGTTCATCAAGTGTTCCTTTTCCATTAAGATATGCATGAAGATTTGCAATAAATATTTTAATTTTAAATCCTGCATCACGTAGTGCCATCATACGACGTATTGTAAGTGCATGTCCTAGATGTATT
This genomic window from Methanosphaera cuniculi contains:
- a CDS encoding tyrosine--tRNA ligase, producing MDVGEAIDNIARDTEEIIELEDLRKLIESDDEKVAYVGFEPSGKIHLGHALTIRRMMALRDAGFKIKIFIANLHAYLNGKGTLDELDELAESNIKSFKALGLVDDTEYIIGSDRITPEYMIKVFQAAQMITISRAQRSMAQVSRDKDNHNVAEALYPIMQALDMYSLGVSVAVGGMEQRKIHMLAREILPKVGYPAPVCIHIPLIHGTDGSDKMSSSKGNFVAVDDDEKTIKDKINKSFCPIGVVEDNPVMEIAHYYIFSDNEKIHIERPEKFGGNLDLTETELHNVYANEELHPMDLKNAVADYLIEYLRPVREYMAEN